One Brachyspira suanatina DNA segment encodes these proteins:
- a CDS encoding DNA-methyltransferase — protein sequence MNTKVKSVKNKTIDFDINTEEGKSYLNKCIIDNENITEYKKENIINKTINGNTFDVLKKIEKNIADLMIVDPPYNISKNYHGYKFKDIDNLSYEKYTHLWVEDIIPILKKDATIYVCCDWKSSLVIGNVLEKYFNIQNRITWQREKGRGAKNNWKNGMEDIWFATLSNKYTFNVDDVKIRRKVIAPYRIEGKPKDWTETEDGNFRDTCPSNFWDDISVPYWSMSENTAHPTQKPEKLIAKLILASSNANDFIFDPFLGSGTTSVVAKKLGRNYSGIEQHKTYCAWAEKRIENAEKNKEIQGYTDSVFWERNTISMQKKIKNVNQ from the coding sequence ATGAATACTAAAGTTAAATCAGTCAAAAATAAAACTATTGATTTTGATATAAATACAGAAGAAGGTAAATCATATCTAAACAAATGTATTATAGACAATGAAAATATAACAGAATACAAAAAAGAAAATATTATAAATAAAACTATAAACGGCAATACTTTTGATGTATTAAAAAAAATAGAAAAAAATATAGCTGATTTAATGATAGTTGATCCGCCTTATAATATATCCAAAAATTATCATGGATATAAATTCAAAGACATAGATAATTTAAGTTATGAAAAATATACTCATCTATGGGTGGAAGACATTATTCCAATATTAAAAAAAGATGCCACAATATATGTATGCTGTGATTGGAAGTCTAGTCTTGTAATAGGCAATGTTTTAGAAAAATATTTTAACATACAAAACAGAATTACTTGGCAGAGAGAGAAAGGCAGGGGGGCTAAAAATAATTGGAAGAATGGAATGGAAGATATATGGTTTGCTACCCTATCTAATAAATACACTTTTAATGTAGATGATGTAAAAATAAGGAGAAAGGTAATAGCTCCATACAGAATAGAGGGAAAGCCTAAAGATTGGACAGAAACAGAAGACGGAAATTTTAGAGATACCTGTCCGTCTAATTTTTGGGACGATATATCCGTTCCTTATTGGTCTATGTCAGAAAACACTGCTCACCCTACTCAGAAGCCTGAAAAGTTAATAGCGAAATTGATATTAGCAAGCTCTAATGCCAATGATTTTATATTTGATCCTTTTTTGGGAAGCGGTACTACTTCGGTGGTAGCTAAGAAATTAGGGAGAAATTATTCAGGGATAGAACAGCATAAAACATATTGTGCTTGGGCTGAAAAAAGAATTGAAAATGCAGAAAAAAATAAAGAAATACAGGGCTATACAGATAGTGTATTTTGGGAGCGCAACACTATATCAATGCAGAAAAAAATAAAAAACGTCAATCAATAA